The Callospermophilus lateralis isolate mCalLat2 chromosome 3, mCalLat2.hap1, whole genome shotgun sequence genome has a segment encoding these proteins:
- the Synj2bp gene encoding synaptojanin-2-binding protein, translated as MNGRVDYLVTEEEINLTRGPSGLGFNIVGGTDQQHVSNDSGIYVSRIKENGAAALDGRLQEGDKILSVNGQDLKNLLHQDAVDLFRNAGYAVSLRVQHRLQEQNGPIGHRGEGEPSGVPIAMVLLPVFALTMIAAWAFMRYRQHL; from the exons ATGAACGGAAGGGTGGATTATTTGGTCACTGAGGAAGAGATCAATCTTACGAGAGGACCCTCAG GGCTGGGCTTCAACATCGTCGGTGGGACAGATCAACAGCATGTCTCCAATGACAGTGGCATCTACGTCAGccgcatcaaagagaatggggctgCCGCCCTGGATGGGCGGCTCCAGGAGGGTGATAAGATCCTCTCG GTAAATGGTCAAGACCTAAAGAACCTGCTACACCAGGATGCGGTAGACCTCTTTCGTAATGCAGGCTATGCTGTTTCATTGAGAGTGCAACACAGG TTACAGGAGCAGAATGGACCTATAGGACATCGAGGTGAAGGGGAGCCAAGTGGTGTTCCCATAGCTATGGTGCTGCTGCCAGTGTTTGCCCTCACCATGATTGCAGCCTGGGCCTTCATGAGATACCGGCAACACCTTTGA